In one Rutidosis leptorrhynchoides isolate AG116_Rl617_1_P2 chromosome 8, CSIRO_AGI_Rlap_v1, whole genome shotgun sequence genomic region, the following are encoded:
- the LOC139861284 gene encoding lipid phosphate phosphatase gamma-like, protein MSNHLRAVTLTHVRYEKGDQLGHFLAWISLIPVFITFGGFISHFIFRRELQGMFFALGLLISHLISELIKLSVKEARPETCILLESCDSHGWPSSHSQYMFFFAIYFTLLTYKKYGIILRRQMWVAFVVIWPLAILTMYSRVYLGYHTIGQVFAGASLGFTFGGVWFWVVNGKIKGSVFRAIEESSVGRLFYIKDTSHIPNLLEFDYENARAARRHPSYKRAE, encoded by the coding sequence ATGTCGAATCATCTTCGAGCCGTAACCCTAACGCACGTGCGTTACGAAAAAGGCGATCAATTAGGTCATTTTTTAGCGTGGATTTCATTAATCCCAGTTTTCATAACATTTGGTGGATTCATTTCACATTTCATATTTCGCCGTGAATTACAAGGCATGTTTTTCGCATTAGGGTTATTAATTTCACATTTAATTAGCGAATTAATCAAATTGTCCGTTAAAGAAGCCCGACCCGAAACATGTATCCTTTTAGAAAGCTGTGATTCACATGGTTGGCCATCAAGTCATTCACAATACATGTTTTTCTTTGCTATTTATTTTACTTTATTAACTTATAAAAAATATGGGATTATTTTAAGAAGACAAATGTGGGTTGCATTTGTTGTTATTTGGCCATTAGCAATACTTACAATGTATTCTAGGGTTTATTTAGGGTACCATACTATTGGTCAAGTGTTTGCTGGTGCTAGTCTTGGGTTCACTTTTGGTGGGGTGTGGTTTTGGGTTGTTAATGGTAAGATTAAAGGGTCGGTTTTTCGGGCGATTGAGGAAAGTTCGGTTGGGCGGTTGTTTTATATTAAAGATACTTCGCATATACCGAATCTGTTGGAATTTGATTATGAGAATGCGAGAGCTGCACGAAGGCATCCATCGTATAAGCGAGCGGAGTGA